The genomic interval AATATTCGCTATACGTCATGGTTCTCCTGCTCATTTCGTAAAACTTTTGTCAACTTTTGTTGAAACCGTGCACGATCGTCGTTGTTCATCGCTTTTGGCCCTCTTGTTTTGCCTCCGGTACGGCGACGTTTCGCAAGTTCGTGTCTACGTTCCATCAAATAATCAATGTTCTCATCGGTATATTGTTCTCCACGAGGAGACAATACGACAGCGCCTTTGCCGATTGCTATGCATGCCAGTCCAAAATCTTGTGTAACGACAATATCTCCACGCACAATATGGTTCACAATGTATAGATCGACAGATTGATTGCTTCGGTCCACCTGTACAATATCTACTCCAGGCTGAGGCTCCAGCCGATGGTCGTGAGAAGCAACCATTAGTACTGCTACAGAAAAGAGTCTTGCCGTTTCACCTATTTCCGTTTTAACCGGACATGCATCCGCATCGACCACAATGGTAGGTTTTTGTTGACGAATAGAAAATCACCGCTCGGTTTCAAATTCTTTTCCTATACTATTATATACGGCATAACTCTAAAAAATCCTTCCGCTTGACATTATGGCAAACGTACATATTCCATAATCAAACTTGCTGTCTCTTCAACGGCTCGATGTGATACGTCAATCACAACGCAGCCTAGCTGCTTCATAATAGTATCGGCATAAAGCAGTTCCTTTTCAATACGATCAGGAGTCGCATAAGATGCATTATTCGGTAAGCCAAGTGCTTTAAGGCGTTCTTTCCGTATCGTATTTAAGTATGGAACACCTATTGTAAGCCCGATTATTTTGCGTTTTGGCAGCTTAAACAATTCGTCTGGCGGCTTTAGCTCTGGGACTAGCGGCACATTAGCAACTTTGAACTTCTGATGCGCGAGGTACATCGATAAAGGCGTTTTTGACGTTCGTGATACGCCAACGAGTACAATATCTGCTTTTAGTACGCCGGATGTATCTCTCGCATCATCATATTTTACTGCAAATTCTACAGCATCTACCTTTTTGAAATAATTGGCATCAAGCACATGATTAAGACCAGGCTCTTGACGTGATTTCCGCCCAGTCCGCTTCTCCAGCGTCTCGATAAAAGATCCCAAAAGATCGATCGCGGTAACGCTGTATGCCTCTGCAAACTTTTTCATGCTATCGCGAAGATGCGGAATAACGAGTGTATAGATCACAATTGCATCAACTTGCTGCGCCTGCTCAATAATTCGCAGCAAGCCTGCCTCTTCCGTTACAAAAGGGGCTCTGCGGATATCGGTATGAAGTGGATGAAATTGCGCGATTGCTGCGCGTACAACAAGCTCCCCTGTATCACCAGCTGCATCGGAGACGACATATACGATTACTTCGGGATTAGAACGAGACATGATCTATCATCCTCCTTACGGACTCAATTACCAAACGAGCTTCGAGAAATCTGCGATAATCGCAATATCTTCTGCGATACCAGCAAGCGTTGACAATCGATTCGCACGAACAGCCTCATCAGGTGCCATGACCATAACATTCTCAAAATAGTTATGAATAAACGGCTTCAACGATGATAAAGATTGTACCGCTCTTGAAATATCTCCCTCATCAAGCGCTTGTTTAAACGTTGGACGCTGCGCTAGCCATGTTTGATACAGCTCTGTTTCCACCAGTTCTGCGAACAAAGCTGGATCAACCGCTGCATCAGCAGCTTTGGAACCCAAATTGCTGACACGGTTAAACTGCTCGACAGTTAGCTTAAATTCAGTACGATCGCTGCTTGCAGCAAGCGCTTGAACGACGCTCGCACGCTCGATGGTCGATTTAAGATCTGCAAAACCAGAAGCCATAACGGCGTCTACAACATCATAACGAACGCCTTGCTCGGACAATACGTTCTTAACGCGAAGCGCAAAGAAATCAGAAAGATCTTTGCGGATTTCAGCAGCGCCGCGTTTAAGGCCGCGGTTCTCATGTACAGATAGCGCAGCATCATACAAATCATTTAGCTCCAGCTTCAAGCCGTGTGCCAAAATAATTTGAACGATACCTGCTGCTTGCCTGCGAAGGGCATAAGGATCTTGCGAGCCTGTCGGAATGATGCCGATCGAGAAACAACCAACGATTGTATCGATTTTGTCCGCTAAGCTTACGATTGCTCCTGTTAATTCAGATGGAGCTAGATCTCCGGCAAAACGCGGCTGATAATGTTCATTAATGGCTTTCGCCACTGAAGCTCGCTCTCCTGCTTTAAGAGCATAATCTTCCCCCATAATGCCTTGCAGTTCAGGAAATTCATAAACCATTTGGGATACGAGATCGAATTTGCAAATATCAGCGGAGCGGCTAATGTCGCTGGACGTTTGCTCATCGATCAGCAAATGCTTGCTCAGAAGATCAGCTGTTGCACGAATGCGTCTTACTTTGTCAGCTACTGAGCCCAGTTCTTCGTGATATACGATGTTCTCAAGCTTCGATAGAGCATGTTCTATCGTCAGCTTATGATCTTCTTCATAAAAGAATTTGGCATCCGAAAGCCTTGCGCGCAGTACTTTCTCGTTACCTTTCGATACTAGCTCGATCGACTTAAGATCGCCGTTGCGAACCGTAACGAAAAACGGAAGAAGCTCACCTTCGCTGTTGAATACCGGGAAATACCGTTGATGCTCACGCATCGATGTAATAAGCACTTCCTGCGGAATGTGTAGAAATGCTGGGTCGAAGCCGCCAAACAATACGTTTGGATATTCAACTAAAAAAACAACCTCTTCAAGCAAATCTTCCTTGATTGCAATCTCCCAGCCTTTTTCTTTGGCTAGACGATCGATCTGAGCTACAATCAGCTCTTCACGTTCGCTAACATCAGCAAGAACATGCTGCTCGCGCAGGCGCTGAGCGTATTGAGCAGGTTCTTGTACAGTAGCATCATTGCCAAGGAAACGATGTCCGCGTGTTGTATTGCCAGTTTGTACCCCTGTAATTTCAAAAGGAATCACATCTTGACCAAATAGTGCAACCAACCAGCGGATCGGTCTAACAAACTTTAGCTCATGATTGCCCCAACGCATGTTTTTCGGGAAAGACATCGAAGTAATTAAGCTGAGCAAGCCATCTGGCAGTACCGCTGCTGTGTCTGTACCGATGCTGCTTTTGGTAGCATAAACATATTCAACGCCAGCTAGTTCTTGGAAATACAACTGTTCAGGCTCAACACCTTGGCTTCTAGCAAATCCAAGAGCAGCTTTGCTCCAATTGCCTTGGTCGTCTTGAGCAATTTTACGAGAAGGGCCTTTAGCTTCTTCATTCATATCCGTTTGCTTCTCAGCTACGTCGTTGATTAGAACAGCAATTCGGCGTGGTGTAGCATACACATTTACAGCGCCGTGTTCAATTCTTGAGTCCGAAAGCCACTTCAC from Paenibacillus sp. FSL K6-3182 carries:
- the glyS gene encoding glycine--tRNA ligase subunit beta; this encodes MTRDLLLEIGLEEVPARFVRGAMNQLKDKMVKWLSDSRIEHGAVNVYATPRRIAVLINDVAEKQTDMNEEAKGPSRKIAQDDQGNWSKAALGFARSQGVEPEQLYFQELAGVEYVYATKSSIGTDTAAVLPDGLLSLITSMSFPKNMRWGNHELKFVRPIRWLVALFGQDVIPFEITGVQTGNTTRGHRFLGNDATVQEPAQYAQRLREQHVLADVSEREELIVAQIDRLAKEKGWEIAIKEDLLEEVVFLVEYPNVLFGGFDPAFLHIPQEVLITSMREHQRYFPVFNSEGELLPFFVTVRNGDLKSIELVSKGNEKVLRARLSDAKFFYEEDHKLTIEHALSKLENIVYHEELGSVADKVRRIRATADLLSKHLLIDEQTSSDISRSADICKFDLVSQMVYEFPELQGIMGEDYALKAGERASVAKAINEHYQPRFAGDLAPSELTGAIVSLADKIDTIVGCFSIGIIPTGSQDPYALRRQAAGIVQIILAHGLKLELNDLYDAALSVHENRGLKRGAAEIRKDLSDFFALRVKNVLSEQGVRYDVVDAVMASGFADLKSTIERASVVQALAASSDRTEFKLTVEQFNRVSNLGSKAADAAVDPALFAELVETELYQTWLAQRPTFKQALDEGDISRAVQSLSSLKPFIHNYFENVMVMAPDEAVRANRLSTLAGIAEDIAIIADFSKLVW
- a CDS encoding pyruvate, water dikinase regulatory protein, producing MSRSNPEVIVYVVSDAAGDTGELVVRAAIAQFHPLHTDIRRAPFVTEEAGLLRIIEQAQQVDAIVIYTLVIPHLRDSMKKFAEAYSVTAIDLLGSFIETLEKRTGRKSRQEPGLNHVLDANYFKKVDAVEFAVKYDDARDTSGVLKADIVLVGVSRTSKTPLSMYLAHQKFKVANVPLVPELKPPDELFKLPKRKIIGLTIGVPYLNTIRKERLKALGLPNNASYATPDRIEKELLYADTIMKQLGCVVIDVSHRAVEETASLIMEYVRLP
- a CDS encoding YaiI/YqxD family protein — encoded protein: MVVDADACPVKTEIGETARLFSVAVLMVASHDHRLEPQPGVDIVQVDRSNQSVDLYIVNHIVRGDIVVTQDFGLACIAIGKGAVVLSPRGEQYTDENIDYLMERRHELAKRRRTGGKTRGPKAMNNDDRARFQQKLTKVLRNEQENHDV